The Streptomyces sp. B3I8 nucleotide sequence GGACGACTGCTGGAAGAAGGTGACGTCCTTGATGCCAGAGGCGGCCATGCAAAGCCGCTCGATGCCGATGCCGAGCCCAACGCTGCTGGCCGGCGCCCGCCCGGCGTCGATCGCCTTCCACACCAGGGCCTGCTCGTCGTCGTACAGGTCGACCGCACGGGCCCGTTCGACGAACTCGGCACGGTCGGGCTCGTCCTCGTAGCCGTGGATGACCTCGACGCCGTCGACCAGGAGCTCGAAGCGGTTGAGGACGGCGGCCGTGCCCGGTGTGAGGCGGGCGCACGGCTCGTCCCCGCCGACCGGGTACTCGGTGAGGAACAGCGCGGCGCCGGTGCTCTGGGTCTCCAGCTCGCGCTCCACGAACTGCCCGAGCACTGTCTTGAACGGCACGTCGCTGCCCTTGCCCAGGTGCGCGGCCATTTGCGCGGGCAGGTCACCGAGGGGTTCACGGCGAAGGTCGATGCCGAAGTGGTCGCGGATGTGGCTGGCGACGGAGACCCGCTGGGGGGTGTAGGGGATGTGCGGGCCGATCAGCTTTTCGGCGAGCGCCATGAGGAAGTCGAAGTCCTCGTCGGCGGCGTAGAGGTCGAGCATCTGGAACTCGGGCGCGTGGAGCTCGTCCGGCTTCTCGGGCCGGAAGCACGGGCCGATCTCGAAGACCCGCCGGTGGTGCTCCAAGTTCACCCGCAGTGCCGGGCCGATCATCGCCCGCAGGAACCGCCCGCCGTCATGGTCCACCGGTAGACGGCGCCCCGGGCCGAGGTCGGCCCTCCGCAGCGTCGGGGTGACCACCTCGACGAAGGCATCCGCGCGGAGCGTGTCCCGCAGGCTGAACAGCAGGTCCGACTTCATGACGACGGGGTTGAGCACGGGTGCTCCTCAAGGTCGGTTACTCCGACGGAAGTTGGAGGGAAGCCGGGCCCACGGCGATCTCGTGCGTGGCTTCTCGGCGGGGCCACAAACTAGCCGCGCCGACGCGAGCAGTAGAAGCCCTTCCACCGGCCCTGCCGGGCCCAACGGGGCTGATCTGCCGCCCATTCAGGACCAGACTTCGGCGTTTTCGCAGCTCAAGCAGGATGTGCGCGCAACGGGCACGCAACGGTCCCGTGCAACCGGCGCAACGCCCAGAGCCGTTGCGGCTCTCTTTGGCGCAGCCCTAGCGTGACTGGCCAAGCGCCCAGCGCGACCGCGCCACGCAACGCTCATCCGCAGATGGACAAGACGTGCCCCGGCGCGACCTTCTCCACCGGCGCGCGCCTGCGCCAATGGCGTGCCGAGCCGATGGTTCAGCACCTCACCGGACCCGCGGCCCGGCAGTTCCACAGCCCGATCACCCGGATTCGCGGATCACCCGCGACCGAAGAGGGAGAACTAGATGACCGCTACCGCCGGAATGACCCCGGACACCGGCCTGAAGGCCGGCATGCGCCCGGACGCCTCCGAGCTCAAGCTCGGGATGCGTCCCGACGCCCCCGTGCTGAAGGCCGGGATGCGTCCCGACGCGGCCGAGCTGAAGCTCGGGATGCGTCCCGACGCCCCCGCGCTGAAGTCGGGCATGCGCCCGGACGCCCCGGAGCTGAAGCTCGGGATGCGTCCCGACGCCCCCGTGCTCAAGGCCGGGATGCGCCCCGACAGCGCCCTCATCGCAGCCTGACCTGCGGCTGAATCACCCCTCGTCCGGCTCCGGCGCGCCCGCCCACGGCAGGTTGCCAGTGCACTGTCCGACTGCGGGCGCGTTGGAGCCCGGCACATCCCCACCCGCACCGCATCCGACTGGAGGACCTGATGGGCAGCCCCGTCGCCAGCAGGACCCGCAACGGCACTGGAGCCTCCGGCCCCGTCCGCAAGGCCCTCGGGCAGCAGCTCATCGCCGACCTGGAGAAGCTCTGCGGACGCCCGACCATCGGCCTGTGGGACGTCGCATGGGACCTCGTCGCGATCGCCGCCGCGGCGATCACCGGCCACCTCATCGGTCACGTCGTCGGCCCCCTGCTCGCCGTCTGCTACATCGGCGTGCGCCAGCGCCACCTGTCCAACCTCGGGCACGAGTGCGTGCATTCCAAGCTCATGGCCACCCGCCGCGGCAACCGGGCCCTCGGCTACATCCTGACCGGCCTGCTCGGCGAAGGCTTCGAGCCCTACCGCATCAGCCACTACGTGCACCACGCCAAGCTCGGTTCCGACGACGACCCTATGTTTCAGTCCTACCGCGCAGGCAACATCCGCGCTGCGGGTCAGGCGCCCAGCCGCCGCTCGTTCGTCCTGCGGGTCATCGTGCGCAACGCCCTGTGGCGGCTGCCGAAGACCGCGGTGCTGACCCTGGTCACCCGCGCACCAGGGGAGACCTGGCGGGCCCTGGCCGCCCGGGCCGTGCTGTGGGCGGGCGTCGTCGCCGCGCTGTGGCCCGTGGACGGCGTTCCGTACCTCCTGCTCTACTGGCTGCTCCCCCTCGTCCTGGTGCGGCCCGTCGTCACCTGGATCACCGACCTCGGCAACCACGCCGGGCTGATCGAGAACGACGACGTCCTCCTGCAAACCCGCGGCTGGACCTCCCACTGGCTCACCCGGCACCTGCTCGGCGGCCACCTCGACGACATGTTCCACCCCATCCACCACTGGTGCCCGCAGATCCCCTGGCGGCGCCTGCCCGCGGCCCGCGTCCTCACCGCGCAGCGTCTGTCGCGCTTCGGCGAAGTGCCCTGGTGCTCCGGCTACTTCTTCCGCCGGCGCTCCACTCCCGACCAGCCGTGCGTGATTGAGGACATCATCGCCCGGCTGCATCCCGCACCCGAAGCCGCCTGCACCCCGCACCAGCACGCCTCGGCCGCTTGACTCCGGCCCCGAACCCGCCCACATAAGCCCGTACGGCACCGACCCTCCGGGACGCACGCGCGCGCCAGTACAGGGTCGCGCCGTCGCCCGCCGCCGAGGAGGCGGCCCACCATGCCCCAGCCCACCTCCGTCCCCCCGCCGGCCCTGAACAGCTTCGACGAGTTCACCCGGCTCGAAGAAGTCGTCCTCGGCCGCGCCGACCACTACAACGCCCACCACACGGAACCCTCGTGGCGGCTGTTCTTCTACGACAACGTCGCCCCCGTCCTCGGCCGGCACACCACCCCCTCGGGGGAGGAACTCCTGCCGATCCCCTCACAGCTGACCGACGAGCTCAACGAGGACATCTCCGGCCTGGCCGACGCCCTGACCGGCTGCGGGGTGAACGTCCTGCGACCCGCCGTTCCGGGCAAGGACGTCGACATCCGCTCCCCGCACTGGGACGCGAGGGCCACCCCACCCCTCAACGTCCGCGACCAGACCATCATCCTCGGCAACACCATCGTGGAGACCGCACCCCACATCCGCGCCCGCATCTTCGAGAACGACCTGCTCAAGCCAGCCTTCTACCGCTACTACGAGGCCGGAGCGAACTGGCTGAGCATGCCGCGGCCCGCCCTTGCCAGCGACTCTCTGGACACCAGCTACTTCACCCGCCAGGGCCTGGACGTCAGCCGTGCCACCGACGGCGAGACGGCCGGCAGCATCGAGGGCCTGGGCCTGGAGATGGTCTTCGACGGCGCGCAGTGCATGCGGCTGGGCCGCGACGTCCTGGTCAACGTCGCCAACCACAACCACGAACTTGCCCTGCGCTGGCTGCGGGACAACGTCCGTAACCTGCGGTTCCACCGCCTGGACGCCATGGCCGACAACCACATCGACAGCGTCCT carries:
- a CDS encoding amino acid--tRNA ligase-related protein, producing the protein MLNPVVMKSDLLFSLRDTLRADAFVEVVTPTLRRADLGPGRRLPVDHDGGRFLRAMIGPALRVNLEHHRRVFEIGPCFRPEKPDELHAPEFQMLDLYAADEDFDFLMALAEKLIGPHIPYTPQRVSVASHIRDHFGIDLRREPLGDLPAQMAAHLGKGSDVPFKTVLGQFVERELETQSTGAALFLTEYPVGGDEPCARLTPGTAAVLNRFELLVDGVEVIHGYEDEPDRAEFVERARAVDLYDDEQALVWKAIDAGRAPASSVGLGIGIERLCMAASGIKDVTFFQQSSQF
- a CDS encoding fatty acid desaturase, with the translated sequence MGSPVASRTRNGTGASGPVRKALGQQLIADLEKLCGRPTIGLWDVAWDLVAIAAAAITGHLIGHVVGPLLAVCYIGVRQRHLSNLGHECVHSKLMATRRGNRALGYILTGLLGEGFEPYRISHYVHHAKLGSDDDPMFQSYRAGNIRAAGQAPSRRSFVLRVIVRNALWRLPKTAVLTLVTRAPGETWRALAARAVLWAGVVAALWPVDGVPYLLLYWLLPLVLVRPVVTWITDLGNHAGLIENDDVLLQTRGWTSHWLTRHLLGGHLDDMFHPIHHWCPQIPWRRLPAARVLTAQRLSRFGEVPWCSGYFFRRRSTPDQPCVIEDIIARLHPAPEAACTPHQHASAA
- a CDS encoding inosamine-phosphate amidinotransferase 1 yields the protein MPQPTSVPPPALNSFDEFTRLEEVVLGRADHYNAHHTEPSWRLFFYDNVAPVLGRHTTPSGEELLPIPSQLTDELNEDISGLADALTGCGVNVLRPAVPGKDVDIRSPHWDARATPPLNVRDQTIILGNTIVETAPHIRARIFENDLLKPAFYRYYEAGANWLSMPRPALASDSLDTSYFTRQGLDVSRATDGETAGSIEGLGLEMVFDGAQCMRLGRDVLVNVANHNHELALRWLRDNVRNLRFHRLDAMADNHIDSVLVPLRPGLMLLRSPEYLKYLPEAMQSWDVIYAPETDDSNFPDYTDLGFVIPIGSRYMDINLLSVDEDTVVVNFLYPELITVLERRGFTVVPVRHRHRRLFGGGFHCFTLDTVRRGGPEDYLS